The following are encoded in a window of Apis mellifera strain DH4 linkage group LG10, Amel_HAv3.1, whole genome shotgun sequence genomic DNA:
- the LOC100578386 gene encoding jouberin isoform X1, with protein sequence METMNLSEFSSKSMDVIVDIHQEYEEDKFSNDNDKQNETVDKNISNLQECENVNTSSNINIRDKKVKRSKINSTAHQNLLKYDNDIKIIESVDLIEEFEKSQIKKKNEKKIRTKDNKSNKKNRNRSFIEGKHDRKQWDISKNEIVEVKKPTRKRWLKDTTVIQLPEPRSISWTNTSPDNISSSVQHSKQSLSTACFSNQPLPAIRSSKQALTTNSFLKQELFGFDNAAFDSENEEILKIETNHNHDNTKIEMKFDGRSSQDLSKENKSLRETTIMIENLNETVNLDGRNYENQRKKTVLDIEHTEKSNYDMSLKDKISHKSKYKKNFSTDKNGKNISDNSNTSQSLQDITVQSDSSEKILIKNNQKCNRKHSIKNDQKHSEENLISVDEHDYLNRNYLKHSSQQSFTSEDDDLDENRSRKIYNEAKLKRSNMKKKKTNYTEQCQIQQKRKTHRKNISTSSMHTPVNVKENLKKKEKKEEKNIKYISVTIHRTDMLEIDYMTKHPMVKVHIIKGENGKYLKNKYGTSTYLQPLITGKFDFKENKSIIPIWEEELIFEHNFEELLKTDNEYVVILFEIIDLLSFAEASFNYDKFGHESCWYKIAWAFLKPIGYNNILHIDKKIRLQLYKPQKNLQKFERFHTCEVYTWWKSNIREKYPSSLFVTIKSIDPPKLEPVLYQQLSLHYLSNACNESQKIHTSDNINLPKWSRLTAQSCKVPNDIFFETDISENGCFYVAFSNNGKYLACSFVEDQDYPIVIYKVEAKKIHVRFLGHKIFVYSLHWSNNDNYLLSVSSDQTARIWDVQNQIIQHVEMMPHPSYVYCGKFESENTSIVATGCYDRIVRIWIQDKKLKNHDLNQELEGHEGFVNSMYFQKNSNLLTADSVGIIILWALKKNRKVSFKKEWHISRKIKVREIDGVIINTIILHPLESRLLVHSRNNGLKMLDLATGVILQKYNELNNQRIQSTACISPCGSLIFCGDEDSSLNVWNLETGNLIAKYAFDRHYRAITCVDYHPYDHMLAFSIFGSSAPVKILKFNKDATGENVGLKIREIENMVNNRNVSLEFLNTPVKSKEDLQSNNKEIIEDEDTVKEKNLLTNESSDSNLFKFPDNTPLERNKYNDTKIKLQQLNETGQTIKNRSANRLYNIIKKIDSILSNTSKSSGDIESGKNFVQELNKTKILTSLDENMEKQKNKLRKNTSISSDDQSSYFESSTTNSDKQKVIESYVSKNKINDWYIEKKLKNIKEMRNNDILKNYISESFSDSTSDYYKMKVYRESTKDLSQGDIESEHITEIEKSDEKLVKNNDSNSTDNKIHIVEKNDVKNCDEISLKMFENKNLVLDVTNIESNVDNYGSDCSIRSNATFIIECEVSTSK encoded by the exons atggaaACTATGAATTTATCagaattttcatcaaaatcaatGGATGTCATCGTTGATATTCATCAAGAATATGAAGAAGACAAATTTTCTAATGATAAcgataaacaaaatgaaacagtagataaaaatatttcaaatctacAGGAATGTGAAAATGTTAATAcatcttcaaatataaatattcgtgataaaaaagttaaaagatCTAAAATCAATTCAACTGCAcatcaaaatcttttaaaatacgacaatgatataaaaatcatagaatCGGTAGATTTGATTGAAGAGTTCGAAAAATCacagattaagaaaaaaaatgaaaaaaaaattcgtacaaaagataataaatcgaataagaaaaataggaaTCGATCGTTTATCGAGGGAAAGCATGATAGAAAACAATgggatatatcaaaaaatgaaatagtagAAGTGAAGAAACCAACGAGAAAACGATGGTTAAAAGATACCACTGTAATTCAATTACCGGAACCAAGGAGTATTTCTTGGACAAATACATCTCCAGACAATATATCTTCGTCTGTTCAACATTCAAAACAATCATTGTCAACGGCATGTTTTTCAAACCAACCATTGCCAGCGATACGTTCTTCAAAACAAGCATTGAcaacaaattcatttttaaaacagGAATTATTTGGTTTTGATAATGCAGCTTTTGATTcggaaaatgaagaaattcttaaaattgaaaccAATCACAATCACGATAATACgaaaatcgaaatgaaatttgatggCCGAAGTTCTCAAGATTTGAGCaaagaaaacaaaagtttGAGAGAAACGACAATCatgatcgaaaatttaaacgaaactgTAAATTTAGATGgtcgaaattatgaaaatcaaagaaaaaaaacagtaTTAGATATTGAACATActgaaaaatctaattatgaTATGtctttgaaagataaaataagtcataaatcaaaatataaaaaaaatttttccacagATAAGAatgggaaaaatatttctgataattcTAATACATCGCAAAGCTTGCAAGATATCACTGTACAATCGGATTCTtccgaaaaaatattaataaagaataatcaaaaatgTAATCGAAaacattcaattaaaaatgatcaaaagcattctgaagaaaatttaatatctgtcGATGAACATGACTATCTAAAtaggaattatttaaaacattctaGTCAACAATCGTTCACGTCTGAGGATGATGATTTGGATGAGAatcgttcgagaaaaatttacaatgaagctaaattaaaaagatcaaatatgaagaaaaaaaaaacaaattatacggAACAATGTCAAATACAACAAAAGCGAAAAACacatcgaaaaaatatttccacttCATCTATGCATACACCTGTTAAtgtcaaagaaaatttaaaaaaaaaagaaaaaaaagaagagaaaaatataaaatatatttctgtaacAATTCATAGAACGGATATGTTAGAGATTGATTACATGACGAAACATCCTATGGTAAAggttcatataataaaaggtGAGAAtgggaaatatttaaaaaataaatatggtaCAAGTACATATTTGCAACCTTTAATAACGggaaaattcgatttcaaagaaaataaatccatAATACCAATATGGGAGGAAGAACTTATTTTCGAACATAATTTCGAAGAGCTTTTGAAAACCGATAATGAATATGTTgtaattcttttcgaaattatagatCTTTTAAGTTTTGCCGAAGCCAGTttcaattatgataaatttg gtCATGAAAGTTGTTGGTATAAAATAGCATGGGCTTTTTTAAAACCTAtaggatataataatatattacatattgataaaaaaatcagaTTACAACTATATAAGCctcaaaaaaatttgcaaaaatttgaaagatttcatACATGTGAa gtATATACATGGTGGAAatcaaatattcgagaaaaatatcctAGTAGCTTATTTGTTACTATAAAATCCATCGATCCACCTAAATTAGAACCTGTTTTATATCAACAATTATCATTGCATTATTTATCCAATGCATGTAATGAATCACAAAAAATTCATACTTCggacaatataaatttaccaaAATGGAGTAGATTAACTGCACAATCTTGCAAAGTAccaaatgatattttcttcgaaacagACATCAGTGAAAACGGATGTTTTTATGTTGCTTTTAGCAACAATGGCAAATATTTGGCTTGTAGCTTTGTTGAGGACCAAGATTAtcctattgttatttataag gTTGAAGCAAAGAAAATACACGTACGCTTTTTAGGacacaaaatttttgtttactcTCTCCATTGGTCtaacaatgataattatttactttctgTTTCGTCAGATCAAACTGCTCGCATTTGGGATGTACAGAATCAAATTATACAACACGtagaa ATGATGCCTCATCCTTCGTATGTATATTGTGGTAAATTCGAGTCTGAAAATACCTCGATAGTAGCAACTGGATGTTATGATCGAATAGTACGGATTTGGATACAagataagaaattgaaaaatcatgaTCTCAATCAGGAATTGGAAGGTCACGAGGGTTTTGTAAATTCAATGTATTTTCAGAAgaatagtaatttattaacagCAGACAGtgttggaataataatattatgggcgttaaaaaaaaatcgaaaagtatCATTTAAAAAGGAATGGCATATatcacgaaaaataaaagtcaGAGAAATCGAcggtgtaataattaatacgattATTTTACATCCTTTGGAATCTAGACTTCTTGTTCATTCGAGAAATAATGGATTAAAAATGTTAGATCTCGCAACTGGtgtaatattgcaaaaatataatgaattgaataatcaaag AATACAGTCAACAGCCTGTATTTCTCCATGCGGTAGTTTAATCTTTTGCGGTGATGAAGATTCATCTTTAAATGTATGGAATTTAGAAACTGGAAATCTTATTGCAAAATATGCATTCGATCGACACTATCGAGCAATAACTTGTGTAGATTATCATCCATACGATCATATGTTagctttttcaatatttggcAGTTCTGCTccggtaaaaattttaaaatttaataaagatgcTACAGGTGAAAATGtaggattaaaaataagagaaattgaaaatatggtGAACAATAGAAATGTTTcccttgaatttttaaatacacctGTAAAATCCAAAGAAGATTtacaatcaaataataaagaaataattgaagatgaagatactgtaaaagaaaagaatttgttaACTAATGAGAGTTCTGATTCTAATCTTTTTAAGTTTCCTGATAATACTcctttagaaagaaataaatataatgatacaaaaataaaacttcaacaattaaatgaaactggacaaacgataaaaaatcgTAGTGCGAAtcgtttgtataatattattaaaaaaatcgatagcATTTTATCAAATACGTCAAAATCATCGGGCGATATTGAATCTGGAAAAAACTTTGTCCAAGAATTAAATAAGACcaaaattttaacaagtttagatgaaaatatggaaaaacaGAAAAACAAATTGAGAAAGAATACATCTATAAGTAGTGATGATCAATCGAGTTATTTTGAGTCAAGTACAACAAATAGTGACAAACAGAAAGTTATTGAGAGTTACGTCtcaaagaacaaaataaatgattggtatatagaaaaaaaattgaaaaatataaaggaaatgagaaataatgacatattaaaaaattatatatcagaaAGTTTTTCTGATAGTACTAGTGATTATTATAAGATGAAAGTATATCGTGAAAGTACAAAAGATTTATCGCAAGGAGACATTGAATCGGAGCATATtactgaaatagaaaaaagtgatgaaaaattagttaaaaataatgattcaaattctactgataacaaaatacatattgtagaaaagaatgatgtaaaaaattgtgatgaaatttcgttaaaaatgtttgaaaacaaaaatttagttttagaTGTTACAAATATTGAATCAAATGTAGATAATTATGGAAGTGATTGTTCGATACGTAGTAATGCgacttttataattgaat
- the LOC100578386 gene encoding jouberin isoform X2: protein METMNLSEFSSKSMDVIVDIHQEYEEDKFSNDNDKQNETVDKNISNLQECENVNTSSNINIRDKKVKRSKINSTAHQNLLKYDNDIKIIESVDLIEEFEKSQIKKKNEKKIRTKDNKSNKKNRNRSFIEGKHDRKQWDISKNEIVEVKKPTRKRWLKDTTVIQLPEPRSISWTNTSPDNISSSVQHSKQSLSTACFSNQPLPAIRSSKQALTTNSFLKQELFGFDNAAFDSENEEILKIETNHNHDNTKIEMKFDGRSSQDLSKENKSLRETTIMIENLNETVNLDGRNYENQRKKTVLDIEHTEKSNYDMSLKDKISHKSKYKKNFSTDKNGKNISDNSNTSQSLQDITVQSDSSEKILIKNNQKCNRKHSIKNDQKHSEENLISVDEHDYLNRNYLKHSSQQSFTSEDDDLDENRSRKIYNEAKLKRSNMKKKKTNYTEQCQIQQKRKTHRKNISTSSMHTPVNVKENLKKKEKKEEKNIKYISVTIHRTDMLEIDYMTKHPMVKVHIIKENKSIIPIWEEELIFEHNFEELLKTDNEYVVILFEIIDLLSFAEASFNYDKFGHESCWYKIAWAFLKPIGYNNILHIDKKIRLQLYKPQKNLQKFERFHTCEVYTWWKSNIREKYPSSLFVTIKSIDPPKLEPVLYQQLSLHYLSNACNESQKIHTSDNINLPKWSRLTAQSCKVPNDIFFETDISENGCFYVAFSNNGKYLACSFVEDQDYPIVIYKVEAKKIHVRFLGHKIFVYSLHWSNNDNYLLSVSSDQTARIWDVQNQIIQHVEMMPHPSYVYCGKFESENTSIVATGCYDRIVRIWIQDKKLKNHDLNQELEGHEGFVNSMYFQKNSNLLTADSVGIIILWALKKNRKVSFKKEWHISRKIKVREIDGVIINTIILHPLESRLLVHSRNNGLKMLDLATGVILQKYNELNNQRIQSTACISPCGSLIFCGDEDSSLNVWNLETGNLIAKYAFDRHYRAITCVDYHPYDHMLAFSIFGSSAPVKILKFNKDATGENVGLKIREIENMVNNRNVSLEFLNTPVKSKEDLQSNNKEIIEDEDTVKEKNLLTNESSDSNLFKFPDNTPLERNKYNDTKIKLQQLNETGQTIKNRSANRLYNIIKKIDSILSNTSKSSGDIESGKNFVQELNKTKILTSLDENMEKQKNKLRKNTSISSDDQSSYFESSTTNSDKQKVIESYVSKNKINDWYIEKKLKNIKEMRNNDILKNYISESFSDSTSDYYKMKVYRESTKDLSQGDIESEHITEIEKSDEKLVKNNDSNSTDNKIHIVEKNDVKNCDEISLKMFENKNLVLDVTNIESNVDNYGSDCSIRSNATFIIECEVSTSK, encoded by the exons atggaaACTATGAATTTATCagaattttcatcaaaatcaatGGATGTCATCGTTGATATTCATCAAGAATATGAAGAAGACAAATTTTCTAATGATAAcgataaacaaaatgaaacagtagataaaaatatttcaaatctacAGGAATGTGAAAATGTTAATAcatcttcaaatataaatattcgtgataaaaaagttaaaagatCTAAAATCAATTCAACTGCAcatcaaaatcttttaaaatacgacaatgatataaaaatcatagaatCGGTAGATTTGATTGAAGAGTTCGAAAAATCacagattaagaaaaaaaatgaaaaaaaaattcgtacaaaagataataaatcgaataagaaaaataggaaTCGATCGTTTATCGAGGGAAAGCATGATAGAAAACAATgggatatatcaaaaaatgaaatagtagAAGTGAAGAAACCAACGAGAAAACGATGGTTAAAAGATACCACTGTAATTCAATTACCGGAACCAAGGAGTATTTCTTGGACAAATACATCTCCAGACAATATATCTTCGTCTGTTCAACATTCAAAACAATCATTGTCAACGGCATGTTTTTCAAACCAACCATTGCCAGCGATACGTTCTTCAAAACAAGCATTGAcaacaaattcatttttaaaacagGAATTATTTGGTTTTGATAATGCAGCTTTTGATTcggaaaatgaagaaattcttaaaattgaaaccAATCACAATCACGATAATACgaaaatcgaaatgaaatttgatggCCGAAGTTCTCAAGATTTGAGCaaagaaaacaaaagtttGAGAGAAACGACAATCatgatcgaaaatttaaacgaaactgTAAATTTAGATGgtcgaaattatgaaaatcaaagaaaaaaaacagtaTTAGATATTGAACATActgaaaaatctaattatgaTATGtctttgaaagataaaataagtcataaatcaaaatataaaaaaaatttttccacagATAAGAatgggaaaaatatttctgataattcTAATACATCGCAAAGCTTGCAAGATATCACTGTACAATCGGATTCTtccgaaaaaatattaataaagaataatcaaaaatgTAATCGAAaacattcaattaaaaatgatcaaaagcattctgaagaaaatttaatatctgtcGATGAACATGACTATCTAAAtaggaattatttaaaacattctaGTCAACAATCGTTCACGTCTGAGGATGATGATTTGGATGAGAatcgttcgagaaaaatttacaatgaagctaaattaaaaagatcaaatatgaagaaaaaaaaaacaaattatacggAACAATGTCAAATACAACAAAAGCGAAAAACacatcgaaaaaatatttccacttCATCTATGCATACACCTGTTAAtgtcaaagaaaatttaaaaaaaaaagaaaaaaaagaagagaaaaatataaaatatatttctgtaacAATTCATAGAACGGATATGTTAGAGATTGATTACATGACGAAACATCCTATGGTAAAggttcatataataaaag aaaataaatccatAATACCAATATGGGAGGAAGAACTTATTTTCGAACATAATTTCGAAGAGCTTTTGAAAACCGATAATGAATATGTTgtaattcttttcgaaattatagatCTTTTAAGTTTTGCCGAAGCCAGTttcaattatgataaatttg gtCATGAAAGTTGTTGGTATAAAATAGCATGGGCTTTTTTAAAACCTAtaggatataataatatattacatattgataaaaaaatcagaTTACAACTATATAAGCctcaaaaaaatttgcaaaaatttgaaagatttcatACATGTGAa gtATATACATGGTGGAAatcaaatattcgagaaaaatatcctAGTAGCTTATTTGTTACTATAAAATCCATCGATCCACCTAAATTAGAACCTGTTTTATATCAACAATTATCATTGCATTATTTATCCAATGCATGTAATGAATCACAAAAAATTCATACTTCggacaatataaatttaccaaAATGGAGTAGATTAACTGCACAATCTTGCAAAGTAccaaatgatattttcttcgaaacagACATCAGTGAAAACGGATGTTTTTATGTTGCTTTTAGCAACAATGGCAAATATTTGGCTTGTAGCTTTGTTGAGGACCAAGATTAtcctattgttatttataag gTTGAAGCAAAGAAAATACACGTACGCTTTTTAGGacacaaaatttttgtttactcTCTCCATTGGTCtaacaatgataattatttactttctgTTTCGTCAGATCAAACTGCTCGCATTTGGGATGTACAGAATCAAATTATACAACACGtagaa ATGATGCCTCATCCTTCGTATGTATATTGTGGTAAATTCGAGTCTGAAAATACCTCGATAGTAGCAACTGGATGTTATGATCGAATAGTACGGATTTGGATACAagataagaaattgaaaaatcatgaTCTCAATCAGGAATTGGAAGGTCACGAGGGTTTTGTAAATTCAATGTATTTTCAGAAgaatagtaatttattaacagCAGACAGtgttggaataataatattatgggcgttaaaaaaaaatcgaaaagtatCATTTAAAAAGGAATGGCATATatcacgaaaaataaaagtcaGAGAAATCGAcggtgtaataattaatacgattATTTTACATCCTTTGGAATCTAGACTTCTTGTTCATTCGAGAAATAATGGATTAAAAATGTTAGATCTCGCAACTGGtgtaatattgcaaaaatataatgaattgaataatcaaag AATACAGTCAACAGCCTGTATTTCTCCATGCGGTAGTTTAATCTTTTGCGGTGATGAAGATTCATCTTTAAATGTATGGAATTTAGAAACTGGAAATCTTATTGCAAAATATGCATTCGATCGACACTATCGAGCAATAACTTGTGTAGATTATCATCCATACGATCATATGTTagctttttcaatatttggcAGTTCTGCTccggtaaaaattttaaaatttaataaagatgcTACAGGTGAAAATGtaggattaaaaataagagaaattgaaaatatggtGAACAATAGAAATGTTTcccttgaatttttaaatacacctGTAAAATCCAAAGAAGATTtacaatcaaataataaagaaataattgaagatgaagatactgtaaaagaaaagaatttgttaACTAATGAGAGTTCTGATTCTAATCTTTTTAAGTTTCCTGATAATACTcctttagaaagaaataaatataatgatacaaaaataaaacttcaacaattaaatgaaactggacaaacgataaaaaatcgTAGTGCGAAtcgtttgtataatattattaaaaaaatcgatagcATTTTATCAAATACGTCAAAATCATCGGGCGATATTGAATCTGGAAAAAACTTTGTCCAAGAATTAAATAAGACcaaaattttaacaagtttagatgaaaatatggaaaaacaGAAAAACAAATTGAGAAAGAATACATCTATAAGTAGTGATGATCAATCGAGTTATTTTGAGTCAAGTACAACAAATAGTGACAAACAGAAAGTTATTGAGAGTTACGTCtcaaagaacaaaataaatgattggtatatagaaaaaaaattgaaaaatataaaggaaatgagaaataatgacatattaaaaaattatatatcagaaAGTTTTTCTGATAGTACTAGTGATTATTATAAGATGAAAGTATATCGTGAAAGTACAAAAGATTTATCGCAAGGAGACATTGAATCGGAGCATATtactgaaatagaaaaaagtgatgaaaaattagttaaaaataatgattcaaattctactgataacaaaatacatattgtagaaaagaatgatgtaaaaaattgtgatgaaatttcgttaaaaatgtttgaaaacaaaaatttagttttagaTGTTACAAATATTGAATCAAATGTAGATAATTATGGAAGTGATTGTTCGATACGTAGTAATGCgacttttataattgaat